From the Cohaesibacter sp. ES.047 genome, one window contains:
- the glgB gene encoding 1,4-alpha-glucan branching protein GlgB, which translates to MTYISRRDAQAIQFGTHGNPYGVLGMQEWEGKLVIRVFIPSAATVEVIDWETGSSMVELERDPDYGDVFCNVIENRSDWFAYKLRVSTGNHVWIQEDPYRFGTVIGELDEYLLGEGTHHSLWKVLGAHVMTHQGVEGTHFAVWAPNARRVSVVGNFNNWDGRLHLMRQRGVTGVWEIFLPGISDGEPYKYELLDRQGNLLPLKSDPVGFGSEHPPRTASIVRKLDGHEWQDGDWMSKRGDLNSIDKPISIYEVHLGSWKRVPDEGNRPLSYHELSHELIAYVKDMGFTHIELMPISEFPFDGSWGYQPIGLFAPTIRHGTLEEFRWFVEACHAADIGILIDWVPGHFPEDIHGLGRFDGTALYEHEDRREGFHPDWNTLVYNFGRAEVANFLSANALYWFKEFHIDGLRVDAVASMLYRDYSREDGQWVPNKDGGRENYEAIDFLRNMNTIAYQEAEGIMTVAEESTAFPGVSAPTSYGGLGFGFKWNMGWMNDTLRYMAQEPIHRKYHHHDMTFGLHYAFSENFILPLSHDEVVHGKGSLLDRMPGYPADKFANLRAYYGYMWAHPGKKLLFMGGEFGQGAEWNHNKSLDWHLLDHDFQRGVQSLVRELNTLYRETPALHELDTKPEGFQWIEVNAHEDSVFAWVRWGRDRAAPVLVVSNMTPVERQEYRIGVPKPGKWNEILNTDSSLYAGGGRGNLGFKETEDTASHGQTQSLSLTLPPLSTLYFQLEQA; encoded by the coding sequence ATGACATATATATCCCGACGAGACGCACAAGCCATCCAGTTCGGAACCCACGGCAACCCCTATGGTGTTCTTGGAATGCAGGAATGGGAAGGAAAGCTGGTCATCAGAGTTTTCATTCCCTCGGCTGCAACCGTCGAGGTCATCGATTGGGAAACCGGATCTTCGATGGTCGAACTCGAGCGAGATCCCGATTATGGCGATGTTTTCTGCAATGTGATTGAGAACCGCTCCGACTGGTTTGCCTACAAGCTCCGCGTTAGTACAGGCAACCATGTCTGGATACAGGAAGACCCCTACCGATTTGGCACGGTGATCGGCGAGTTGGATGAATATCTGCTCGGCGAAGGCACTCATCATTCACTCTGGAAGGTGCTTGGCGCCCACGTCATGACGCATCAGGGCGTCGAGGGGACGCATTTTGCGGTCTGGGCACCGAATGCGCGGCGTGTATCCGTGGTTGGCAATTTCAACAATTGGGACGGACGCCTGCATCTGATGCGCCAGCGCGGCGTGACAGGGGTCTGGGAAATCTTCCTACCCGGCATTTCCGATGGAGAGCCCTACAAGTATGAGCTCCTTGATCGTCAGGGCAATCTGTTGCCGCTGAAATCCGATCCGGTCGGGTTCGGTTCAGAGCATCCACCTAGGACTGCGTCTATCGTGCGCAAGCTTGACGGCCATGAATGGCAGGATGGCGACTGGATGAGCAAGCGTGGCGATCTGAACAGCATCGACAAGCCGATATCCATTTATGAAGTGCATCTGGGCTCTTGGAAAAGGGTTCCGGACGAAGGCAATCGTCCTTTGTCCTATCACGAGCTGTCTCACGAACTGATTGCCTACGTCAAGGATATGGGTTTCACCCATATCGAACTGATGCCGATCTCGGAATTTCCGTTCGACGGATCATGGGGCTACCAGCCGATTGGCCTGTTCGCGCCGACCATCCGGCACGGCACGCTGGAGGAATTCCGCTGGTTCGTGGAAGCCTGTCACGCCGCTGATATCGGCATTCTGATAGACTGGGTTCCGGGGCATTTTCCTGAAGACATTCACGGCCTTGGTCGCTTTGACGGCACGGCACTCTATGAACATGAGGATCGTCGGGAAGGGTTCCACCCGGACTGGAATACGCTCGTCTACAATTTTGGTCGTGCCGAAGTTGCGAACTTTTTGTCGGCTAATGCGTTATACTGGTTCAAGGAGTTCCATATTGATGGTCTGCGCGTCGACGCTGTGGCGTCGATGCTCTATCGCGATTATTCTCGCGAGGATGGCCAATGGGTTCCAAACAAGGACGGGGGACGCGAGAATTACGAAGCCATCGATTTCCTGCGCAACATGAACACGATCGCCTATCAGGAAGCTGAAGGCATCATGACTGTGGCAGAGGAATCGACCGCATTTCCAGGCGTTAGCGCTCCGACCAGCTATGGCGGTCTGGGGTTCGGCTTCAAGTGGAACATGGGCTGGATGAACGATACCCTGCGATACATGGCGCAAGAGCCGATACATCGCAAGTATCATCATCATGACATGACCTTCGGGTTGCATTATGCCTTTTCAGAAAACTTCATCTTGCCGCTCAGTCACGATGAAGTGGTTCACGGTAAAGGCTCGCTGCTCGACCGCATGCCAGGATATCCTGCAGATAAGTTTGCCAACCTGCGCGCCTACTACGGTTACATGTGGGCGCATCCGGGCAAGAAGCTGCTGTTCATGGGTGGTGAGTTTGGGCAGGGTGCCGAATGGAACCACAACAAGAGCCTCGATTGGCACTTGTTGGATCATGATTTTCAACGCGGTGTTCAGTCACTGGTGCGGGAACTCAATACGCTTTATCGCGAAACTCCGGCTCTGCACGAACTGGATACAAAGCCCGAAGGCTTCCAGTGGATCGAGGTCAACGCTCATGAGGATTCCGTTTTCGCATGGGTGCGTTGGGGCCGGGATAGAGCCGCTCCGGTTCTGGTTGTCAGCAACATGACGCCGGTCGAGCGTCAGGAATACCGGATTGGCGTTCCCAAGCCCGGAAAATGGAATGAAATTCTGAATACGGATTCAAGTCTTTATGCCGGTGGAGGCCGAGGGAACCTCGGATTCAAAGAAACTGAAGACACGGCATCGCACGGTCAGACCCAATCTTTGTCCCTGACGTTGCCACCACTGTCGACGCTCTACTTCCAGTTGGAACAGGCATGA